The nucleotide window ttcccatcatcatcatcatcctgGTCCCTGTGCGGTTGTTCTTCATGAACAGGGTCTGGAGCCGCCAAACGCTGCGGTACGTCGACGGTTGGGCCACCAGGGAAGGCAAACCGGAAGACGATAACAACGATCGCCGTCGGGGAGGCGTCGTGACTTCAGGGGCTGCAGCTAGACAGGCTGCTGATGCCGACGAAGAAAAGGGCAACAAGATCACGTAGGCGTTGCGTTCCTTTTTTCGAACTTTAATAACACATCACGGCATTAACCTCCATCAATTGTCTCCATTCACGTATGTCACTTGTTATCGCAAAAAGTCATCAATAAAGTATCAAGAGACATCCCACTGTGAAAGATCGTCCAGTGAAGGCAGGATTCGGCGTTAGGTTGTTAGATGCCCATCCCCAAGTCTACCCCGGGTTACATTTCTCCTCAACGACAACCCTTCTGGGCTCGATTTCCGAAGTGGCTCCGGATTACGAGACCCGCAAGCGGGTGAGTGATTCACCAATGTCTGTCTGAGACATAAGTCCATCTGGCCGAACTACCTACTTATAGGGCACCTGCGCCCAACCATTCTGGCAAGGTCGTTCTACCATCTGTGCCGTTTCTTCAATACGCGGCCGGAACTGTAGAAACCAGAAGTTATGTCGCTGTCTGTAGCTGGCAAGTATGCCGTCATCACCGGCGCGGGATCAGGTACACTCACCCTTCGGCCCCTGTAGCGAGCATACCTCACCGACACCTCACAGGCATCAACCTCGCCTTCGCCAAATTGCTCCTCGAACGCGGCTGCTCCGTAATGATAGGCGACCTCGCTCTCCGCCCAGGCGCATCCTCACTCTTGGCCCAATATCCGCATCCGCGGCAGCCCAACCGGCCCTCGGCCCTGTTCCAGCCCACCAACGTCGCCTCCTGGCCACAGCTCACGCAGCTCTGGACCAAAACTCTGGAATCCTTTCCCCAGGTCGACATTGTCGTCCCAGGAGCCGGGATCTTCGAGCCCTCTTGGAGTTCGTTCTGGAGGCCCCCGCAAACGGAGACAAATCTGCAGACGAAGTCTCGTGATGCTGCGGATGCGGAGCCCGGTACGTACGCCGTGCTTGACGTGAACCTGGCGCACCCGATCCGGTTGAGTCAGCTTGCGATCGGACACTGGACCCAGCAGAAGCGAGAGGGGTGTCTGGTGCATGTGGGTAGCATCGCAGGCTACGCGGCGGGGATTGGATCGCCGCTGTACATGGCGAGCAAGCATGGTCTGCACGGGTTTGTGAGGTGTATGGGAGGTATGAGAGACCGGTTGGGGATCCGTTGCAGTGCCGTCGCGCCGGGGGCGGTCATGGTGAGCTCCACGTACACTTTGCTCCTTTTCATTCTTCTTGGGGGTTCGCAAACGTTGATATATATGAGTAGACGCCGATGTGGTTGGAAGACACAGAGAAACAGCACGTGGCGCAGGGAGAGGGCTCGAATCTGTTCATCGACTCCGAAGAGATTGCTAGGGGCATGCTGGAGCTTTGCGAGAACCCCGAGCACGGCGATGGGACAATCCTGGAGGTCACGAAGGGCGCCACGAGGGTTGTGCCCCTGTATCACGCTGAGCCTCccggggggaagggggcggTGATACCGCGGCTTGTTgatgaggccgagaagatcTGGGGCGAGCTCGAGAGCTTAGGATTGAAGGTGTAGTCGACGGGTTTaaacccccacccccctccgCGAACCGAAACAGGCCAGTCTTTGACCCACAACGATTTTCAGCTTGTTTTCTTGCTTTGATGTGATCAAGAGCCCAAAAACTCTCGACGCGACATTACCTCGCTTCTGGATCAGCTCAGGTCCTCCATCTGTCAGGCCCTCGCGGGCAGGTTGGGAACGGAGTTTCTCTTGAACTTGATGGCAAGGGACGTTTAACAAAACGTAGAATCCCCGTCTTTCAAGCCAACGTCCGAATTATTCAGAGCGAAGTCTCGAGCGAGGGACAGGTTGACATGGTCGTAGGCTTTTCGATTACCTCATTATCAGAGCTGCTTGGTGCAAACACAATGAGATGACCATAGTCCCTCAAAGAAGAGACAAGCGTAGAATACAGAAGATGCCAGCAGGGAAATTGAACCTGTGACACCCCTCAACCGTCGGACTTAAATGAGTGGCCCTTGTTGAACGCCCACGATGTCACTACATAAGCGACTACAGCTGCACCTCGGTCAAATGAGACATCGTTGGACGCCACACCAGCGCCTTCCGCATTCCTGCCTAACGCCAGGAAGGGAAACCCTTTATATTGGCCGCAACTCTTGAGCGGGGTTTTTGCACAAGTCGGTTGCTTCACGGACAGATATCACGGCCAAACCGAATGCATCCTCCAGGCGAAAATGATGCCCAGGCGACCGCACCTTGAACTGTTCAACCCCGTCCTTCCCAATGCTGACCACAAAAGCTTCAACTGGTTCCCCCAGCTGCCAGCGGAAATACGCCACCTGGTATGGAAGCACGCTCTCCGGCGTCATCGCATGATCCATGTCATTCTCGGGACGCGAGTGGAAAGAGGACATAGCAATGAAGCCAAGGGTGCCGAACGATACTCCCTCTGCAACGGTCGGGGCAGGCCCATCAGCGGGAATCACTACGACGTGGTGATCCTAGCTAGATACGCTCTCCTCCCTGAGAATATCATGCTGGTTAATAAGGAGGCGCGAGACGCCGTCCTGTCATTCTACCCGGTACAAGTGCCTTGCCAACGCAGGCTCGGCTTGGACGTCAAATCCAAGACCCAATATAAAGACTCGGTTCTCCGCTTGAACTTCGACTGGGACTACCTCAGAATCACGGCCGCGCGTGCATTTCCCTATTTCTTCGAATTCCTCCACGACCTCCGCGCCCACGACCCCCGAGGCCGCGGCCTCCAGCATCTGGTCGTGGAAGACAACTGCTTCCGCGCGCCCGGAGTGACGTCCTTTTCGCCTGCCTCGCTCGATGCCCGCGCTCTCGTGGCTTTTAAAGAAACACTCACGAACCTCAAAACCGTCTGGTTCAAGATCACACCCCGCGGCGGCCGTACTCTCGATGTGCTGACCTGGATGCATGTTAACGCCTTCAACTACGGCTTCCCCGTGTTCCCGACCTTCACCTTCTTCGATTCCCCGGTCAAGGACCCGCGAAACATCTCCCGCGATCTGCGGAAAGTCAGCGGCAGCACGCCTGACTGGCGTGAGTGGCCCCTTGGATGGAGGACTCTTCTGCGCAGACTCGGTATTCGccccgaggacgtcgaggagaacGCGAGTGTCGACGTCCGCATGATGATCGCCTCGGACCGGCAAGACGAGGTCCGCACCCGCGAAGACGCCGCGCGGGTCCTGCACGAGGAGGACTTTGAATGGCTGCAGCTGCAATGGTGGTTCCGCGGGTGGGACCGCCCGCAGCctgggggcggcggcggcggggatCGGCCGGCCGGGTGCTTCGCGACGGCATCCGGGCTGCAGCCGGGTCTACCCGAGCTCGACGGTCCCGAgatcttggcggcggcgccaccgccggcgctTGGGTTTTGGTTGTTCCCCGTCGAGGCGTTTGGAGAGATTTCCGACGAAAGGGACCCCGGTTCGTGGATCAGGTCAAAGGGTGTTTTCGACTTGAGTTCGCATTGGCCCGACCTGGCGCTGGTAGATGTGCTATGAACTGAAGAACACTCGTTCTGTGGCCCATCTTAGGTGATCGTGTATCTCTTGGCTATTCTTGTTGAACGAACGGTGGATATGGAACCGAAAGCAAGATtgagccgtcgtcgttgtgaTCAGACGCCGTTCCACGTCACAGGACCAGAATCGTTCAACTGCGGCAAACGAAGGTTACAAGGAGCTCAGTGTTCCGACCTTGCTTGAAAGGGGAAAACCCCCGAACACCATCGTAATTGAACGGTCGTACCTTTGACTAGACAGTTTATCAGTCAACAGTATGCTTCGATAAGCTACAATTTAGTTACCATACAGCAATCGACGATGTATGACGATGGATTACATCTGTCTATATGAACGAGATGGAAGTAAAAGTCAACAGCTTAAATGGCTCTCGCCAAACGCCAGCACTTCGTCTATATCCAGCATCTTGTATGGGCCCAGCTCAAAAGCCAACCCGTCCTCTTTGCGCTGCGGCGTCCGGACAGCGGAGCATGTCATGTAATCGGGACCCAAGGCTCTGAGAGACACCTTCACATCCTCAATTTTGGTGCCCTTAAACACAATATCATGTTCCGTGACTGCCTCACCATCGGCCTCGAAACTCTccgccggagccggcggcCTGAACTTCTTGAATTGCAGTTCAGCCAGCCACGGCGCAAGAAGCGCATCGCCCGTCATCTTGACATACGCCTCCCTCAAACACCAAAGCGCATAGAAGCACCGCAGTTTGAAGTCGGCAGCATCCTCGATCGAAGCGCCGGGCTTCAACCCCGGCGGGATGTCCGCAAGCACCTGCCATTTGAGGAAGTTCGCCTCCAGAGGGGATAGCACATCGGCGTGGATGTCAACGAACTTGGGCCAACCCTCGTTTCTCAGCATGGCATGGTCCCTTGAACGGCGCTCCGAAGTGCAGACCACATCAACGCCAACATCCACCGGACCGTTAGTGGCGTCATAGCCGTGGACTGCGAAGAGCGCGACGAGGCCTGCCTGGTGGCTTACATTGAAGCTCAACGGGGTGGTGCCATCAGCGGCGCGGAAGATGGGTTTGGTACGCtcgtcgcggacggcggtggcCTCGGGCCAGGGGATGCCGCAGAAGCGGCTGATAGCGTAACGTTTCAGGAGATGCGAGCCCAGAGACAGCTTCGCGTCGCGGACGTGGTAGTACTTTAGCACCGCCTTCCGTTCCTCGGGTTTGAGGAGTTCGAGGGCTCGAGAAGCCTTGCAGTGGTGTCATGTCAGTTTGTCTCTCAGCCCTTGATTCTCGAGGGTGAGAAAccaaagaagaaaaggagggtgggggggagggttcgAAGTGTTTGCGGTTGTGACGGGTTTAGGACAAGGAGCAGCGAAACGGGCATGGGTCAAACGTGGATTCGACGGAGAAAGGGCCACGACGTACGACTTGCTCGAGTTGCTTCGTTTCAGTGGCCTCCGGCCATAAATGCCGTGTATCCAGGATCCACTGTATGATAGTCGGGGCCATTTCTGAGCGATATGGGTTACTCCTATCAATGAGAGTCTTCCAGCGTGCAACACAAGCAGCAATTTGTCTTGCTGACGAACCCGTCTTGTCGTCGACAGAGGAGAGAAAATGTGCCTGCCAAGGTCAAGGGGTTGGCGATAAGTCGAAGCGGCTTCACTGACACCTCTTTCGCCCCGCTGGCGCCGTGACGGATGTGacgagacgacgagacgaTGAGAGCGCCGAGGCGGACGTTGAAAACACTTTAGGCGCCGTGGGTAAGTTattggacgacgacgacgagggcccGCAACAGGCGCGCACGCGCGTGTGGATAACAGAGGTGAAGCCGAAGTCGTTCCTGGACAAACGGACAGGGCGACGGAGTCTGATCGATTGATGATTTGCAATCTCAAGTTTCAGACATCAGGCCATCAGGTTCTTAGAAGGATTTGTGAGTCGTTCGTGGTTTCATTGGGGATGGTCGTGGAGCTTGGAGGAGGGGCGAGAGGGTGAGAAGGGGGGTTGAGACGTTTCCAAGCTGGAAACTGCCCGGGGGTTGGTTGGAGTGGCAGAAAGCAGCGCCAGCCACAGCTACCAAAGCCACTGAGGGCCCAAACTTCTCTCCCAGTCTGGCCAGCTCTCCCCCTCCGGGGCCCGAAACAAGGCGGACCAACGCCTGCTAGCGCCTTTCGTGGttggtggttggtggtggtggagggtATGACGGCTGCAGATCACACCACACCGAATGGCGGCTTGGCCCCTCCACCTCTCCCCCGCCCCAAACCTTTTCTCGACTTCAACacttctctcttctccctACCCGGCCGTCTTCCTTGGTATAAAGCATCGTCTTCCGTCATCCATCTCATCCTGCATTCtgcttcttttctcttcagCGCAATTCTACTCTCGCTTATAGAATTCGCCACGTAGTCGAGTCCTCTCAGCCAAACTTTATCCAAAGATTCCTGCgtcttccttttttcttaCCATTCTCAACCCGGCCTCCCCTGTCTCGTCGCCATGACTGTCGACAACCGAGCCACGATCTGATCCAAGTCAGCTGAGAGCCCAACAATCATGCTGCGACGCTCGAGTAGGGCCAGGAGTGCTACCTTATTTCCATCGTTTTGCTGGCCAGGATTTGTGTTTCTCTCAGGAGGGACTTAATCTGAAGCGTTGAGCAAGCCACTTCTTCTTTCCGATTATCCTATGTCACGGCAGTGACGCCAGCCAAGACCAGTCGAGAGTCAACACCTTTTTATCCAACCCATTTTTTCAACAACCGCTGGAAGGCTCCGCTGAGCTTTGAAGCGTTGATGACTCGTCCGAAGAGTTTACGCACCGGGGGGCGCAAACAAACGTGCGGCACAATCTTCGACGCCCCGGCGCGGCTGGTCGCGGATGATTCGAAACCGCTTGAAAGAGCTGCGTGAACCGGAAGCAAACAACGCCATTACCTTTACTTTTCTCTCGTTCCGTCCTCTCAAGTCCCGCTCGCCTCGCCGGGGGCCTAGTCTCTTCGTCGAGATAAGGATACAGGTTTGAGAATGCGTAACTTATTCCGACTCGCTGCGCCTTATCTCTTCGCAAGAAAACGGTCGGTTAAAGAAGGAGAGTTGATGCAACGGGAGTGGGGCatctttttccttctttctaatttttcttcttttttttcttcttattcttcCATGTCAGCCCATCATAACGCCGAGAGTTGGGCACGCCCTGTGAAGCGCTTGGGATGGCCTACGTCACCATTCTTCAGTCTTCTGGAAGGAGAATTTGATGTGGTCCGAAACTGCGTGGAGGGTCCCTTGCTGAGTCTGGACCTTTTCGTCGGTGCGGGGGATTCACATGTTCCTGTGTCACATGGGAACATCGACCAACCAGACTAATATGAGCAAAACGGAATAAATTGTGTAGCTAGGGAGCATTGATTCCCGTCACTAGAGACTGGGGAATTGTTATGGATGCTACTGGCATGTCGATAACGTTGTAGGGGCTTAGATGCTGAATATAAGCCCAAGCCAAATTTCGTTCCGATTCCGGCTGCATGTTCCCGTTGTATTGGATGATGGATCGGTTTCTCTTCGATCTTTTTGCGACATACGAACATACATCGAGCAAGCAATGTTTGGCTGCCTGTGCTATCTTCCAGAAGAGGTCGACACGGCCGGCTGCTGCTTCGCATTGGATTTCCGTGAAACGCAGTCAATACACTGTGCTTAGAATATAACACTTCATGAGAACCTTACAGCCAGTCTAAGTAAAATCGGTATAGTAGTCTGTTTCCAGAGTAGCGTTTCGATGGCATCCGAAAGCACACCTATTACCAAGAACACAGGCAGCGGCAGCTTTCGGCGTTGTTCAAACCCACTCATCAGGtgcaggggagggggcaatGTATGACTCGTACGTTATACTGGCTGGAAACCGTCATGTTGAAGATACGAAATTGGCAATGTTGAGTTATTCCCTGGTATCAGCGTTGAAGGGACGAAAGACAAAGTTGACAGATTAAGCAAGACTGGTGCGGGGGTCATTACATTGGATTGTAAGCCGTCCGAGAAAATATCCCAAGTCGCGAGCGCTGAACCCAAGAGCTTTCTTGAAATTAGGCATACACAACCCACCCCTGAATTGACTCCACTGCAGACGGTGTTCGCGCCGCGAAAAGCTGTAGGAGCTTTCACATCCACCCGTGTTTCAGTCGACTGGTCGGCATACACAGTTGAGGCCGATCGTAGCTGATGGATTCTACGATGTCATATAGAAATGTCCCCAGGTCAGACGTTTCTTCATCATGAACCCGACTGGCTAGGAAAAGCCCTACTCCCAAGGTAGATCTCAGAATTAGCCCCTTATGCAATTGTGTGTTTTGTCCCATGATTGAGTCGGGATGTCCATCGCAAGAACCCAGAAGATGCACCGCGGGCTTGGTCCATACATCTGGTTGACAGTAACGATTTTTGTAAAACTCCATGACGCCTCCCGATGCCCTGCTCTCCAGATCATACACATACATAGTCTGTACAAGTGTTGTGtgtcctcatcctcatcctcgccctcgttTCCACCCCCCTACTTCTTCTGAGCCGCCTCCTGCTCTTTCCGGTACTGCTCGTTCTCAACCTCGCGCCAATCCCTGGGCGCGGGTTCGTTGCCGTCGGTCTCGCCCCTGCCGCCGGCGAAGGCCGGGCGTCCGGCGTACAGCTGGTAgcccttgccggcctcggcgtcgttcATGGTCTTGTAGTTCACTGGCATGTTGCCGCGGAAGCGCTTGCGCATATCGACCATGCCGCGCTTGCACTCGCCGAAGCCCTTCTTGAGCTGCTGACACTTCGTGGGGAGAGTCTCGACGAGGGGCGAGCGGAGGCAGTCGGAGGCGCTGTTGCGCTGGACCATTACGCACTCGGATTCCTGGAGGCACTGCGCGAGGGCCTCGCCTGAGTAAGTCAGTATGCCGATGGGACGAGCCGTGGTGGTCGAAGTAGCTGGCTGGGGGAATAGGAGACATACGCAGTTCTTTGCAAGAGCTAGGCATCCTGACGACGGTGCTGTGGCATTCCCTCGGGGGATGGACACAGATGCGGATGGTGGGTGGTGCGACTTCTGGAGCTGTCGGAGCTTCGAGTTTGCGATGAGCACGGAGGAAAAATCGAGTCCGTTATGATTGGCTGGGATTGAGTCCCAGAGACCCCACTCTCTTGCAGCTGTTTCTGCAAGGCGAGAGTcgcagaggcagagaggcCCGGCTAAGGATTGATTTGATGCCCCACCCCCTGCAGTCCTTCAAGAAAGGAGCCCCATTCTTTCAAGAATCCAGACTCATCGTCCAACCGCGTGCTCGCACGCGACGAGCGTCCCTGCCACTGACACAATGTCAGATCGGTGATTGGCGTGATTCGGGGGGGGAGGTCGGAACTTGAATGAGGCGTGGGTGTGACACCGAGACACTCCCCCAGCTCCCCCCCAGTGTGTGCTGTGACCTTGGACCTGGACCTTTTTGGGAGCTTCGTGCTCACAGATCACTGCGGCATCTTCACATGTGACATC belongs to Colletotrichum higginsianum IMI 349063 chromosome 5, whole genome shotgun sequence and includes:
- a CDS encoding Cytochrome c oxidase assembly protein, with the translated sequence MPSSCKELREALAQCLQESECVMVQRNSASDCLRSPLVETLPTKCQQLKKGFGECKRGMVDMRKRFRGNMPVNYKTMNDAEAGKGYQLYAGRPAFAGGRGETDGNEPAPRDWREVENEQYRKEQEAAQKK
- a CDS encoding Pectinesterase; amino-acid sequence: MMPRRPHLELFNPVLPNADHKSFNWFPQLPAEIRHLVWKHALRRHRMIHVILGTRVERGHSNEAKGAERYSLCNGRGRPISGNHYDVVILARYALLPENIMLVNKEARDAVLSFYPVQVPCQRRLGLDVKSKTQYKDSVLRLNFDWDYLRITAARAFPYFFEFLHDLRAHDPRGRGLQHLVVEDNCFRAPGVTSFSPASLDARALVAFKETLTNLKTVWFKITPRGGRTLDVLTWMHVNAFNYGFPVFPTFTFFDSPVKDPRNISRDLRKVSGSTPDWREWPLGWRTLLRRLGIRPEDVEENASVDVRMMIASDRQDEVRTREDAARVLHEEDFEWLQLQWWFRGWDRPQPGGGGGGDRPAGCFATASGLQPGLPELDGPEILAAAPPPALGFWLFPVEAFGEISDERDPGSWIRSKGVFDLSSHWPDLALVDVL
- a CDS encoding Phosphopantetheinyl transferase, with translation MAPTIIQWILDTRHLWPEATETKQLEQVASRALELLKPEERKAVLKYYHVRDAKLSLGSHLLKRYAISRFCGIPWPEATAVRDERTKPIFRAADGTTPLSFNVSHQAGLVALFAVHGYDATNGPVDVGVDVVCTSERRSRDHAMLRNEGWPKFVDIHADVLSPLEANFLKWQVLADIPPGLKPGASIEDAADFKLRCFYALWCLREAYVKMTGDALLAPWLAELQFKKFRPPAPAESFEADGEAVTEHDIVFKGTKIEDVKVSLRALGPDYMTCSAVRTPQRKEDGLAFELGPYKMLDIDEVLAFGESHLSC